GGGTCAGACGCCCCTCCGCGCACCTCCACCTGCCGGAGCCCCTCCCCGAGCTGGggtccttgaccctttgcactaGCTCTGCCTGCCGAGTCCCAGGAGGGTCTATGCCGAGTCCAGGGGGGTCTCCCTCAGAAGGGATTTCCGCACCTGTTGCTGTCCCACGCggcatgctgcctcccaggtcacaCTCCAAGCGTGTGCGGCCCCAGCTGTTCCCGTGTCAGGCTCACCCCGcctgggccccagctgctccccagacccgcccccacccccgcccaggcTCTGGAGGGGCCGGTACCCGGGGCTGCCCTGCCTTGCAAAGCCCACAGGAGCCAAAGACCCTGCAAAGTCCGGAAGGAGCCAGGAGAGATGCCCTGAGCGCCCTGGCGGGGGAAAGGGGGGCTGCTCGGGCGGGGCGTCCCCGCCAGGTCCAGGGGAAGGGGGGCTGCTCTGGACCACAGCCAGGTCCAGGGTGAGTGAGGCGGGTGGTACTGCCCCATTGTCCAGTCACGAGGGCCCTGGGCGCCTGTCCCGCCGTCCGCTCGCTGGCTGCAGGGAGCCCTGCTCTGGGGACCCAGACCACTAGATCCATGCGGGAAGGCACAGTGCACAGAGGTTCCGGAGGACCCCCACAACTCCTGACGTTTAAGGAGAGCGGCGATGGCCACTGGGGCTTCCACCCCCACGCGCGCCGCGGCCTCTGCCCTCCCCGAGCTGCTGCCATGCAGCCTGGAGGGGCTCTGCGGGGGCGGCGCGCACGGCCCGGTCTCCTCGGGGACGCACGGCGGGCCCCTCCACACCGCGGCCAGCCCAGGGCCCCGGAGCAGCGCGCTCTCGGACGCCCCAGCTTGGGCTCTAGGACGCACCGACTGCCTCCAGTGCCCAGGGAGCACCGTCCAGGACCCCGGGAGAAAGGGGAGCCCGCAGAGGGGCCGCGCTGCTGCCTGTGGCGGCGGCCGCGGTGCGCCCCACCAGGAGGGCTGTGGgcgcacaggagacccagaggctcAGGAAGCAGCCGGTGGGGGTGCGGGTAGGAGGCCGGATCAGGGCAGGCAAGGCCTTGGAGCACATGGCCAGCTGGACAGGCTTTGCGCCCCGCAGCCATGGACACTACTGGTCACCCTTGGGGGTGGGGTCTGCATGTGCCTTCTGTGTCGGTGGGCACCCTTCGTACCACCTGCTGACCCCAGGGGCAAGACCTGCTGACGCTGGTGGAGTCCTGTGCCTCCCGGCCTGCCCTGGGTGTGGACGCAGCCCCCGGATGAGCAGGCTTCCCTAATGAGCAGGGCTGGGGAGTCAGGCTTCTCCCACGCAGTCCCCAAGGTGAGCCAGAGGCAGGCTGGGTGGGCCAGGCCGCTGCTGCCCCCTCAATCCCTGGGTTTCTCAGAGTGCCTCCTGCAATGGGTTCTGGACTGTTGGCATCACCGCGTGGGGCTGGGCCACCACCCCCACGTGGGCTGcgagtccagtcctggctgctccacttcccatccagcccctacgaatgcccctgggaaagcagcccaatgTTCCTGGACCCCCGCTCCTGCCTGGGAGGCCcgcatggagctcctggcacctggctgtggcctggcccagctctggctgcagtggccatctgggaagtggaccagtgagtagaagattctgtctctgccttttacaatatatatatgtataaaattttatttttattgggaaagcagatatacaggcaggagagaaagatcttccatttgttgattcactccccaagcggccgcaacagccagagctgagctgattaggagccaggagcctttccgggtctcccccatgggggcagggtcccaaggctttgggctgccctagactgccttcccaggccgcaagcacggagctggatgggaagcagggctgccgggactagaaccggcgcccatatgggatcccagtgcattcaaggtgaggactttagctgctagcctactgcgccaggcccactcTCTGCCTTTGTAACAGACACACACTTTTAATTCAAGTTTCTATGTCTAGGTACTGACTTTCCGTTATGTGGAAGGCAAATCTTTGCTCACCTTCCTTCCCAAACGCCTGTGGTGGCCAGGACGGGGCTCCACCTGGGTGTTTTGGggtgaaggggctctgctgcctcccagggtgcgcactggcagggaactgggtgggactCAGAGCTGGGATCCAAACTCCACATGTCCCCACAGCATCCCAGTCACACCTCAACTGTGGGGCCAACCCCACACCCCTGAGTAGCACCCCAGTGACTGGACCAGGTCACACAGAAATGCTGCttagcttttaaatattttttagtttataCTTGTAAATCTGTGTGCAGTTTCTCCACGGGTGCAGATGTAGGGTGGCTTCAGTGGCCTGGGCAGGCGCCAGCACTGGGCACGGTGGTAAGGCCACTGACTACCCCAGCTGGGTGCCAGGTCCACTCCTGTGGGAGTCCCCTGGGCTGTCCCAGCCCCTGCTACTGCTGGCACTTGAGGAGTGGGCACATTTACTTGGAgggattcactcccaaatgtctgGCCAcgacagccggggctgggctgggccgaagccaggagctccatccagggcccccatgtgggtacagacttgggccgtcctccactgtgcTCCCCGGAGtgccagcagggagttgggtgggaagtggggcagcttagcccactgtccCCGGACACCAGGAGTTTTCAGCTGGTGGAGTCATCCTGTGGCTCTCAGGACTGGCGGCGTGGCCGGGTGGGTGCCCTGTCCTGGTCCCATCATGCTGCCGGGCAATGGGTTTGTTGAGAGCCTTGCCCGGGCATCCCTAGTGGAGCGTGTGTTCATCCCAGGCTGGCACCCCACCCCATCCTAGCTCCCAGGACGACACTGGATCTTCTCCTTCCGGATCCTGGGATGCTGGGgtcctctctgtcactcagagTCCTGTCCACAAAGACGTGCTTGTTCAGAAAGAGACGCCGGCTCCCTCGACACGGGACCGCGGCTGCTCTCCATGAAAGCAACGTGCCCAGTTAGGAGTCACAGGAACGGAGATGGAAAACACTCCAGGCGTGCTCTCAATCAGATGCGAGGGCTGCACCAGCGCACCGCAGGTAACGCCAGTGCCGGCGTCGgtccgagtcctggctgctccacttcccagtgaattgcctggcaaagcagcagagcgtGGCCAGTcctacaccctcgtgggagacctggatggagatccagGACCCTGGCTGTGGCCACCCTCGGCTGCTGAGGCCCCCTAGGGTGCGGCCAGCATAAGGGAAGTGTCCTCTTgttccacatttcaaataaatcttaaaaaaataaaatgtgaatccAACCCACCATAGAGCACCGTGGCATGCAGACCCtagcccccaccctcccccatgcgcgcacacacactgGATAAAGTAGTTGCAGCGGCAGGCCAGGTACTGGGCCACTTTATTGCTATGTGGTTCATGGGCCTCCGGCAACTCCGCCCAGCACCCAGTGCACAGTAGCAGTCCTCAGTGGAAGGTTCTAGAAATAAATAGGCAGGAGGcccctggtgggggtgggagagggcagTGGTTGCAGGGAGGGCAAGCGGAGCCCCCATGTTCCCTTCCTGCTGGTCTTGACCACCAGGGCATGCACAGCTTGGGAACGCAAGAAGTTGCAACACCTGCAGCCTGAGGGCCCCCTCCTGCGGGGCCAGCGGCGGCCAGGCAGCACCGGGATGTCCCGCTCTCTAGGGCTCCCCAAGGCCTTCCTGCAGCTCTCCAGGGGAACGGCTCCAATGGCCGCAGTAGGCAGACGGCTGGTCACCAGTGAGTGGCCACATCACCTTTCAGTGGCAGTGAGGACTCAGCGGGGCATTCAGCTGCTTGCATGCTGCAGGCCCTGCCCTGTTACCACCTGGGTGGGGACACCAGGTCGCTGTTCCCATTGCCTGAAGGAACTGGAGGGACTATGGCACTGCACCTGGGCAGCGAGGCAGCTGTCCTCCTGGGGAACCGCAAAGACTCAGAACTGAATCTCCTATGTACCCCAGGAAAACGCAGGGCTGGGGAGCAGAGGGTGGGGGCTCAGAACGGGCCCCATCCCTCAAGGCCTCCTTAGCTCCCAGGAGCCACCGGCCAGAAGTCACACAGCTCGGGTCCTGCTCTCAACAGCAACTGTCCTCTGACTCCCACTACAGGAGGTTCACCTTGGCCACCACCTGCTTGCAGCCAGTGATGGCGAACTCCCGACCAGCCACGCGGTAgtagctgagctgcgctgccaggtgCTCCGCGTGGGACTGCTCGGGGAAGAAGCCCTCCTCGGCCAGCTCTTCCCGGAAACAGCTGACCACATCCTGCTTGTCCAGCAAAAGGAAGGGCACCACGGCCGCGGCCTGCCACAGCGGGTGCTGGCGGGCTAGGAGCGCTCGAAGGCGCGCCCGCAGCTCCTCCTCGGGGCGCGTGCGGGATGCGTTCTGCAGCACGAAGCGTGTGACCTCGGTGCTGCCCGCACCACTCAGCAGTACATAGACCGCGTTGTGGAAGTGGCGGGGCCGCTGCGGGTGCAGGAGGCTGTGCAGCTCGTCCAGCAGCGCCGGCGGCAGCCTCTCCACCTCATCCAAGACCAGCAAAGGCGTCTTCTCCTCTGCCTCAGCCCGCGCCACCACCTGGGCCACACGGCGTGTCAGCTCGGCGCGGCAGTCCCCAGGGGCGCGCGGCGCTGGGCAGTGGTGCCGGGCATCATACTGCAGCACCAGGCCGCCGCCGTCGTCGTCCAGCGCCGCGCGGAAGTGGCGCGCCAGCAGACGGCCCACGTGACTCTTgcccacgccactgggcccgtgCAGGGCCAGCAGTAGTGGGCGGCTGTGCACGTGCGTGGCCAGGTAGTCGCGCAGCAACGCCACGATGCGCGCCACAGCGGCCGGCTGGCCGAACACGGAGTGCCGCAGCGCCTTCTCCAGCCCGTCTAGGTCATAGCGCTGTGCATTATCGTCCAGGTTCTCGATGGCGTTCAGCACCTGGAAACCCACAATGGCTacaagcagcagcaggcagcgcTGCGCACGGCTGCGGCGCTCTGCGCGCGGCAGGTACTTGCGCGACGTCTCTGGATACAGTACCACGCGGCTGCGACGGCGCCTCCGGCGCGACACCCTGACAGGAGGAGCGGCCGGGCCGTCGAACGTGAAGAACTGGGGCTGCTCCGGGCCGGCACGCGGGGCGCGGGGACCGCAGACCGGCCGCGGTGTGCCAGGCCCGGCGCTGGGTGGCTGGAGACGCCGCTTCCGCAGGACGCACACGCGGCGGCGCAGGCGGACCACGGCACGCACTGGTGCCATCATGCTCTGGCCGGAAGCATGGGGCGCTGTGGCCACGGGCTCACTGCTGGGCTGACCTGCGTCCATGGTGCAGGAGCGGCGCTCGGCATGCAGGTCGCGCTCCCTGCGAGATAAGACAGGGGAAGGTTACGGCCTCCTACCCCCTGCCATCTGAAACCCTCCCTGTTCCCCCAGCCCCCTGGGCCAGCCTGCCAGCCTGGTGTGGGGcgaggggaccctctctcagTCCAGGAGAGGTCCGGCCTCGCCCCACTGGCCAGGAagcgccgcctcctcctccctccgGCCCCAATGCAAATCTCTCCGAGTCCTCCCACAAGCGGCTGCGGGCCTGCAGGaagtgaggggggagggggcgTACGGCTTATCGGCGGGCGGCAGcctgggcttcctggaggaggcataGAGAGGGGTCTACCCACCCACAGCACCGATGAACCGGATGGCCCAGTGTGGAGAGGGGCAGGGTGGCCGCCCCCGAGGCCGGGGACGAAGGAAGCCCTCCCTGGAGTTCGGGAcgcccctgcccccccccccccacgcacacacacatccaggGGCTAGCCTGAACTTCAATTCTGGGGAATCCGGGTTTAGCCCAGCCCCCAGTCCACCCCACAGCGGGGTCGGCCAGCATCCCTCGGTGGATGCACTACAGCGCAGAAGGGAGAGAAGCAGGCGCTGGCAGAGAGCCCCTGAGCAGGGACCCCAGTGTTCCCATACCTCCGGCCCCTCAGCTGCTTCTGCTCCGCTGCTCCGAGCCCCAGCCCAGACTCTGCGGCTACCGGGGTGGGTCCGAGCCTCTTGGGCCAGCTCAGGCCGGGagggggcagcagcacctgagtCCCCGGGGAGAGTGCAGCAGAGGAAGCTCTGGAGGTTTCCGCTCCAGGGCAGAGGAAGTGAGTCAGGGGGTGCGGCGGGGGCGGGACTTGGGCTGGCCCAGAGGCACCCAAGGGGGAGGCCTGGGGCCCTGACGACaggagctgggcagcaggagcGGCCTCGGTCCCACCCATGGCCTGCTCATCCGGGACCCTGGATACCTGGCCACCCGAGGGTCCCAGGGTTCCCAGCAGTCCCGGCAGCCTGAGAGCAAGCAGCAGAACCCCGTGTGTCCCCTCCCTGCCCAAGGTCAGTGCACACTGGTACAGGAGCCCCGTGTTTCCCGTTTCCATCCTTCCCTGTGGCATTTAGGACCCTTGGGCCCAGGGCTGCTAGCCGCTGGCCCCTCTGTACGCCCCCACCTCTGAGTGACAGGTTCCCCAGATGGAGCCTCGACTTCCCCAATGTGGACCGTAGCTGCCAGGCCAGGTGCTACAACCCCTTCCTTGGCTTGGGGCTTCTGACAGCAGGAGGACCTGACCCCCTAGCCAACCGAGGCGTGGGCCAAGCAAGGGAAGGAGCTGTCCCTGTGTCGAGTGAGGAGGGGACTGTGAAAAGGCCCAGATGGGTCAAGGGGTCAAGGCTAAGGACCCAGGATGCCCTGGTGATGTCAGCCCTGCACTTCCCACCACCCAGTGCCCTGCAGTGGACAAGGCCCTCCAGTCCCTAGGCGTCATTCACACTTCCCAGGTGGCAGCCACACAGGGGGCTGTCCACCCCCAGCTCCCCGACCCCTCCCCAGGGACCTTCCAGGCCTGGACCCCAGGCACCCTCAGCAGGCTCCCGGCCACACTGACCATTCCGCAGACCCTCCTCTGCCAGCCAGGGGGTACACACAGGCTTGTGGTGCAGTGGTGCCCAACCCACACCCTCCACAGGACCCGACATGCCTTAACAGTCCCCAGCTGGGACTCGCCTGAGACCAGGAGCCCCCACAAGGTGCAGGCCCAAGCCCACGCTGCAGACCAAGGCTGACCGGCCTCTGGCCAGCCACGGCGAGACTGGGCGGGCAGAGTGACAGCTTGTCTTGGCtcatcccaagtggccgcagcagccacagCCGAGCTGACAGAAgccgggtcacccacatggagcacgggcccagggacctggccagcctctgctgctttcccagcgaAAAGCAAGCTGCATGAagtggtgcccacaggggatgctgggtcCACCCCAGTGAGCCAGCAGCAGGACACAACCCGGCCCTAAGGACGGCCTcatgccaccccccaccccaggctgccaCCAAGCATGGGGTCCACACCGCCAGGTTTACCAAAACACCTTTATTTatacaagcagcagcagcttaCCAGGGCCCCTcccaggctggggctgagcccccCTCCCCTGGTTGCACCTGCTCAGGCTCCACTGCAGCTCTTGATGTGGCCTCCCGCCCAGGCCTCAGTGGTGCGAGGGTGCTCCAGCCCCGCCTCCGGGAACAGGAAGTGCTCCCAGCCCCTACCCTCCTAGGAGTACGCACAGGCCGGGCCAGGGAGGACCCAACCTCAGAGCCCAGTGGGGGCAGGCCCGTGGGGCAGGGGCAGCTCCAGGGCAGCTGGTGTCTCCGGGGCCTGTGCGGGGCTGC
The window above is part of the Ochotona princeps isolate mOchPri1 unplaced genomic scaffold, mOchPri1.hap1 HAP1_SCAFFOLD_138, whole genome shotgun sequence genome. Proteins encoded here:
- the TOR4A gene encoding torsin-4A; translation: MDAGQPSSEPVATAPHASGQSMMAPVRAVVRLRRRVCVLRKRRLQPPSAGPGTPRPVCGPRAPRAGPEQPQFFTFDGPAAPPVRVSRRRRRRSRVVLYPETSRKYLPRAERRSRAQRCLLLLVAIVGFQVLNAIENLDDNAQRYDLDGLEKALRHSVFGQPAAVARIVALLRDYLATHVHSRPLLLALHGPSGVGKSHVGRLLARHFRAALDDDGGGLVLQYDARHHCPAPRAPGDCRAELTRRVAQVVARAEAEEKTPLLVLDEVERLPPALLDELHSLLHPQRPRHFHNAVYVLLSGAGSTEVTRFVLQNASRTRPEEELRARLRALLARQHPLWQAAAVVPFLLLDKQDVVSCFREELAEEGFFPEQSHAEHLAAQLSYYRVAGREFAITGCKQVVAKVNLL